The proteins below are encoded in one region of Acanthochromis polyacanthus isolate Apoly-LR-REF ecotype Palm Island chromosome 4, KAUST_Apoly_ChrSc, whole genome shotgun sequence:
- the barhl2 gene encoding barH-like 2 homeobox protein isoform X1, translating to MEGSSGSSFGIDTILSGASNSGNPVLMNGDFRLGDSRTADFRSQATPSPCSEIDTVGTAPSSPISVTMEHGADAHLVQDSLQHHHHHHNQPQSLPLSPQQQAQQQQPLAGAGCAPRTATSSFLIKDILGDSKPLAACAPYSTSVSSPHHTPKPESATAPDGFRPKLEQDENRSKLDKRDDIQSEMKCNGTKEEGDREISSSRDSPPVRTKKPRKARTAFTDHQLNQLERSFERQKYLSVQDRMDLAAALNLTDTQVKTWYQNRRTKWKRQTAVGLELLAEAGNYSALQRMFPSPYFYHPSLLGTVDSTTAAAAAAAMYSSMYRTPSTPHPSLQRPLVPRVLIHGLGPGGQPALNPLSNPMPGTPHPR from the exons ATGGAAGGATCCAGCGGGTCGAGTTTTGGGATAGACACTATTTTATCCGGCGCTTCTAACTCTGGCAACCCCGTGCTCATGAACGGAGATTTTCGCCTCGGCGACAGCAGGACAGCGGATTTCAGAAGCCAGGCAACCCCGTCGCCATGCTCGGAGATAGACACTGTGGGAACGGCCCCCTCGTCCCCCATCTCGGTCACCATGGAGCACGGCGCCGATGCGCATCTGGTCCAGGACAGCCTTCagcatcaccaccatcaccacaaCCAGCCGCAGAGTTTGCCGCTGTCGCCTCAGCAGCaggcgcagcagcagcagccgctcGCCGGGGCCGGCTGCGCCCCGAGGACTGCCACCTCCTCGTTTCTAATCAAAGACATTTTAGGCGACAGTAAACCGCTGGCAGCCTGCGCACCTTACAGCACCAGTGTATCCTCACCGCATCACACGCCAAAACCAGAAAGTGCCACGGCTCCGGACGGCTTCAGGCCCAAGTTGGAACAAGACGAGAACAGGAGCAAGTTGGACAAAAGAGACGACATTCAGAGTGAAATGAAATGCAACG GGACTAAAGAAGAGGGTGACCGGGAAATCTCCAGTAGCAGAGACAGTCCACCGGTGCGCACGAAAAAACCTCGCAAAGCACGGACAGCCTTTACCGACCACCAGCTCAACCAGCTGGAGAGGAGCTTTGAGCGACAAAAATACCTCAGCGTGCAGGACCGCATGGACCTGGCAGCGGCTCTCAACCTGACAGACACACAAGTCAAGACCTGGTACCAAAACAGACG GACGAAGTGGAAGAGGCAAACGGCGGTGGGATTAGAGCTGCTGGCTGAAGCAGGAAACTACTCGGCCTTACAGAGAATGTTCCCGTCGCCCTACTTCTACCACCCGAGTCTGCTGGGCACCGTGGACAGCACGACggccgccgcggccgccgcaGCCATGTACAGCAGTATGTACCGGACTCCTTCCACGCCGCACCCCAGCCTCCAGAGACCTCTAGTCCCCAGGGTGCTCATTCATGGCCTTGGGCCGGGGGGGCAGCCGGCACTAAACCCCCTATCCAACCCGATGCCCGGCACGCCGCACCCGCGATAA
- the barhl2 gene encoding barH-like 2 homeobox protein isoform X2: MEGSSGSSFGIDTILSGASNSGNPVLMNGDFRLGDSRTADFRSQATPSPCSEIDTVGTAPSSPISVTMEHGADAHLVQDSLQHHHHHHNQPQSLPLSPQQQAQQQQPLAGAGCAPRTATSSFLIKDILGDSKPLAACAPYSTSVSSPHHTPKPESATAPDGFRPKLEQDENRSKLDKRDDIQSEMKCNEEGDREISSSRDSPPVRTKKPRKARTAFTDHQLNQLERSFERQKYLSVQDRMDLAAALNLTDTQVKTWYQNRRTKWKRQTAVGLELLAEAGNYSALQRMFPSPYFYHPSLLGTVDSTTAAAAAAAMYSSMYRTPSTPHPSLQRPLVPRVLIHGLGPGGQPALNPLSNPMPGTPHPR, encoded by the exons ATGGAAGGATCCAGCGGGTCGAGTTTTGGGATAGACACTATTTTATCCGGCGCTTCTAACTCTGGCAACCCCGTGCTCATGAACGGAGATTTTCGCCTCGGCGACAGCAGGACAGCGGATTTCAGAAGCCAGGCAACCCCGTCGCCATGCTCGGAGATAGACACTGTGGGAACGGCCCCCTCGTCCCCCATCTCGGTCACCATGGAGCACGGCGCCGATGCGCATCTGGTCCAGGACAGCCTTCagcatcaccaccatcaccacaaCCAGCCGCAGAGTTTGCCGCTGTCGCCTCAGCAGCaggcgcagcagcagcagccgctcGCCGGGGCCGGCTGCGCCCCGAGGACTGCCACCTCCTCGTTTCTAATCAAAGACATTTTAGGCGACAGTAAACCGCTGGCAGCCTGCGCACCTTACAGCACCAGTGTATCCTCACCGCATCACACGCCAAAACCAGAAAGTGCCACGGCTCCGGACGGCTTCAGGCCCAAGTTGGAACAAGACGAGAACAGGAGCAAGTTGGACAAAAGAGACGACATTCAGAGTGAAATGAAATGCAACG AAGAGGGTGACCGGGAAATCTCCAGTAGCAGAGACAGTCCACCGGTGCGCACGAAAAAACCTCGCAAAGCACGGACAGCCTTTACCGACCACCAGCTCAACCAGCTGGAGAGGAGCTTTGAGCGACAAAAATACCTCAGCGTGCAGGACCGCATGGACCTGGCAGCGGCTCTCAACCTGACAGACACACAAGTCAAGACCTGGTACCAAAACAGACG GACGAAGTGGAAGAGGCAAACGGCGGTGGGATTAGAGCTGCTGGCTGAAGCAGGAAACTACTCGGCCTTACAGAGAATGTTCCCGTCGCCCTACTTCTACCACCCGAGTCTGCTGGGCACCGTGGACAGCACGACggccgccgcggccgccgcaGCCATGTACAGCAGTATGTACCGGACTCCTTCCACGCCGCACCCCAGCCTCCAGAGACCTCTAGTCCCCAGGGTGCTCATTCATGGCCTTGGGCCGGGGGGGCAGCCGGCACTAAACCCCCTATCCAACCCGATGCCCGGCACGCCGCACCCGCGATAA
- the barhl2 gene encoding barH-like 2 homeobox protein isoform X3, which yields MEGSSGSSFGIDTILSGASNSGNPVLMNGDFRLGDSRTADFRSQATPSPCSEIDTVGTAPSSPISVTMEHGADAHLVQDSLQHHHHHHNQPQSLPLSPQQQAQQQQPLAGAGCAPRTATSSFLIKDILGDSKPLAACAPYSTSVSSPHHTPKPESATAPDGFRPKLEQDENRSKLDKRDDIQSEMKCNEGDREISSSRDSPPVRTKKPRKARTAFTDHQLNQLERSFERQKYLSVQDRMDLAAALNLTDTQVKTWYQNRRTKWKRQTAVGLELLAEAGNYSALQRMFPSPYFYHPSLLGTVDSTTAAAAAAAMYSSMYRTPSTPHPSLQRPLVPRVLIHGLGPGGQPALNPLSNPMPGTPHPR from the exons ATGGAAGGATCCAGCGGGTCGAGTTTTGGGATAGACACTATTTTATCCGGCGCTTCTAACTCTGGCAACCCCGTGCTCATGAACGGAGATTTTCGCCTCGGCGACAGCAGGACAGCGGATTTCAGAAGCCAGGCAACCCCGTCGCCATGCTCGGAGATAGACACTGTGGGAACGGCCCCCTCGTCCCCCATCTCGGTCACCATGGAGCACGGCGCCGATGCGCATCTGGTCCAGGACAGCCTTCagcatcaccaccatcaccacaaCCAGCCGCAGAGTTTGCCGCTGTCGCCTCAGCAGCaggcgcagcagcagcagccgctcGCCGGGGCCGGCTGCGCCCCGAGGACTGCCACCTCCTCGTTTCTAATCAAAGACATTTTAGGCGACAGTAAACCGCTGGCAGCCTGCGCACCTTACAGCACCAGTGTATCCTCACCGCATCACACGCCAAAACCAGAAAGTGCCACGGCTCCGGACGGCTTCAGGCCCAAGTTGGAACAAGACGAGAACAGGAGCAAGTTGGACAAAAGAGACGACATTCAGAGTGAAATGAAATGCAACG AGGGTGACCGGGAAATCTCCAGTAGCAGAGACAGTCCACCGGTGCGCACGAAAAAACCTCGCAAAGCACGGACAGCCTTTACCGACCACCAGCTCAACCAGCTGGAGAGGAGCTTTGAGCGACAAAAATACCTCAGCGTGCAGGACCGCATGGACCTGGCAGCGGCTCTCAACCTGACAGACACACAAGTCAAGACCTGGTACCAAAACAGACG GACGAAGTGGAAGAGGCAAACGGCGGTGGGATTAGAGCTGCTGGCTGAAGCAGGAAACTACTCGGCCTTACAGAGAATGTTCCCGTCGCCCTACTTCTACCACCCGAGTCTGCTGGGCACCGTGGACAGCACGACggccgccgcggccgccgcaGCCATGTACAGCAGTATGTACCGGACTCCTTCCACGCCGCACCCCAGCCTCCAGAGACCTCTAGTCCCCAGGGTGCTCATTCATGGCCTTGGGCCGGGGGGGCAGCCGGCACTAAACCCCCTATCCAACCCGATGCCCGGCACGCCGCACCCGCGATAA